In Ruminococcaceae bacterium BL-4, one DNA window encodes the following:
- the hadC gene encoding (R)-2-hydroxyisocaproyl-CoA dehydratase beta subunit (Evidence 2a : Function from experimental evidences in other organisms; PubMedId : 15654892, 21366233; Product type e : enzyme), whose amino-acid sequence MADLKSSIAFLQEACKNPRARLDYYLKQGKKVVGCFPVYTPEELVHASGMIPMGLWGGQTQLKLAKSYLPPFACPIMQSNMELGLSGSYQGLSAVIIPVLCDTFRCMTQNWRFGVPSIPMIPIVYPQNRKSPASVEYLISEYENVLTMLMTITGKMMNEKALAETLAIYNEHNAVMREFAKVANDHLDIVTPKVRHAVMKSAFFYEKSEHTAIVREIVEELKKLPVYQFTGKKVILTGITCEPDELLDIFTENHIAVVGDDLAQEMRQYRTDTPEKGGGGLKRLALQWNGRHGCSLIYEDGKPRGKMLVNLCKENGAGGVVTCMMKFCDPEEYDQPYFEADLRKAGYPYLTIEIDQQNTSYEQIRTRIQTFSEMI is encoded by the coding sequence ATGGCTGATTTAAAGAGCAGTATTGCTTTCTTGCAGGAGGCTTGTAAGAATCCCCGCGCACGCCTTGATTATTATCTCAAACAGGGGAAAAAGGTCGTTGGTTGTTTTCCGGTTTATACACCGGAGGAGCTGGTTCATGCTTCCGGTATGATCCCGATGGGACTTTGGGGAGGTCAGACACAATTAAAGCTGGCAAAGAGCTATTTGCCACCGTTTGCTTGCCCGATTATGCAGTCCAATATGGAGTTAGGACTTTCCGGCTCCTATCAGGGACTTTCTGCAGTGATTATCCCGGTTTTGTGTGATACTTTTCGCTGCATGACGCAGAACTGGCGTTTCGGCGTTCCTTCTATTCCAATGATTCCGATTGTTTATCCTCAGAATCGGAAATCACCGGCCAGTGTCGAGTATCTGATCAGCGAGTATGAAAATGTATTGACGATGCTCATGACCATCACCGGAAAAATGATGAACGAAAAAGCGCTTGCAGAGACCCTTGCAATTTATAATGAACATAATGCTGTTATGCGTGAATTTGCAAAGGTTGCAAATGACCATTTGGATATTGTGACACCGAAAGTGCGCCATGCAGTGATGAAGAGTGCTTTCTTCTATGAAAAGAGCGAGCATACTGCAATTGTCCGTGAGATTGTAGAAGAACTTAAAAAGCTGCCGGTCTATCAGTTTACCGGAAAAAAAGTGATCCTTACGGGAATTACCTGTGAACCGGATGAACTGCTTGACATCTTTACGGAAAATCATATCGCAGTTGTCGGCGATGATCTTGCACAGGAAATGCGGCAGTACCGTACGGATACACCGGAAAAAGGCGGCGGTGGATTAAAACGCCTTGCTTTGCAGTGGAATGGCCGTCATGGATGCAGCCTGATTTATGAAGACGGCAAACCGCGAGGCAAAATGTTGGTAAATCTTTGCAAGGAAAATGGAGCAGGGGGAGTTGTCACTTGCATGATGAAGTTCTGTGATCCTGAGGAATATGATCAGCCGTATTTTGAGGCCGATTTGAGGAAAGCAGGGTATCCTTACCTGACAATCGAAATCGATCAGCAGAATACCAGCTATGAGCAGATTCGCACCAGAATTCAGACATTCAGTGAAATGATCTGA
- the hadB gene encoding (R)-2-hydroxyisocaproyl-CoA dehydratase alpha subunit (Evidence 2a : Function from experimental evidences in other organisms; PubMedId : 15654892, 21366233; Product type e : enzyme) encodes MIENGTTQVNAAAAPAQKPKRPKPKSMQMLNEQTTALFENARLAKERGEKVGWSASIFPQEIAETLGLNVLYPENHSAGIAARHQADPFLQECEGPLGYSNDLCAYAKVNLAYASVLNKESEVELPDGGKMVKPDFLLLTNNICNQLTKWYENLAYQMKIPIFFIDTCYNPYDYVTETRVRYVRTQIDQLIKDLCAFTGKTWDDGRFKEVMKISQRNSYLWERANNLMDHKPAPLSGFELFNYMSAMVCNRGKTSSTAVLEQLNKEIEEHIKEGNSTYPVKEEYRISWDGIACWPYLRHNLHTLKQYGINMVASSYGKAWAIEYEDLDGMARAYCFASTNGDNATTMIARRMEALKKFDCEGTIYHVNRSCKVMDCQMMEVQRQISAQAGIPFTSFDGDQADYRNYSEAQFETRIEGLVEVMKQNKEAKVNG; translated from the coding sequence ATGATTGAAAATGGAACGACTCAGGTGAATGCAGCGGCAGCTCCCGCCCAAAAGCCAAAACGTCCAAAACCAAAATCAATGCAGATGCTGAATGAGCAGACAACGGCGTTATTTGAAAATGCTAGACTTGCAAAAGAGCGCGGGGAAAAAGTTGGATGGTCTGCTTCTATCTTTCCGCAGGAAATTGCAGAAACGCTGGGATTAAATGTCCTTTACCCCGAAAATCATTCGGCAGGGATCGCTGCCCGTCATCAGGCGGACCCATTTTTGCAGGAATGTGAAGGTCCTTTGGGATATTCCAATGACCTCTGTGCCTATGCAAAAGTAAATCTCGCTTATGCTTCTGTTCTGAATAAGGAAAGTGAAGTAGAGTTGCCGGATGGTGGAAAAATGGTAAAACCAGATTTCCTGCTTTTGACAAATAATATCTGTAATCAGTTGACAAAGTGGTATGAAAATCTCGCTTATCAGATGAAAATCCCGATTTTCTTTATTGATACTTGTTATAATCCTTATGATTATGTGACCGAGACCCGTGTGCGCTATGTGCGTACACAGATTGACCAGTTGATCAAGGATCTTTGTGCCTTTACCGGAAAGACATGGGATGATGGTCGCTTTAAAGAAGTTATGAAGATTTCTCAGAGAAACAGCTATCTTTGGGAGCGCGCAAACAATCTCATGGACCATAAACCGGCACCGCTGAGCGGCTTTGAGCTTTTCAACTACATGTCCGCAATGGTTTGTAACCGTGGTAAGACTTCTTCTACAGCCGTTCTGGAGCAGCTCAATAAGGAAATTGAAGAACATATCAAGGAAGGCAACTCTACTTATCCCGTGAAGGAAGAGTATCGTATTTCTTGGGATGGAATTGCCTGCTGGCCTTATCTGCGTCACAACCTGCATACGCTTAAGCAGTACGGAATCAATATGGTGGCTTCCAGTTACGGGAAAGCATGGGCGATTGAATATGAAGACCTTGACGGGATGGCTCGTGCCTATTGCTTTGCTTCGACGAATGGTGATAATGCAACGACCATGATTGCCCGCCGGATGGAAGCACTTAAAAAATTTGACTGCGAAGGCACTATTTATCATGTGAACCGTAGCTGCAAGGTTATGGACTGTCAGATGATGGAGGTTCAGCGCCAGATTTCCGCACAGGCGGGAATCCCATTCACTTCTTTTGATGGAGATCAGGCAGACTATCGAAATTATAGTGAAGCCCAATTCGAAACACGTATCGAAGGGCTTGTGGAAGTTATGAAACAAAATAAGGAGGCAAAAGTGAATGGCTGA
- a CDS encoding PAS domain S-box protein, producing the protein MQESFSFGSLFEQLSLTEVLDNIDAGIAIYDSVGNFIFMNTMMVNWRNIPRREYLKMNVHDFTKVIDVCVFDLVCRYKRRVSRLQYYQDFQKVDGATRVRIVTGTPIFDGHGNIEYVVMLMQDVQDFEDLHHTLWEQNKILNDTTLKPKTTEKTCIVAKSPEFQQLLSVADSVAPLDSTVLLYGESGSGKEVIAHYIHEHSKRKDKPLIAVNCAAFPENLIEAELFGYEKGSFTGANREGKTGLVEAADGGTLFLDEINSLPMSIQGKVLRMIEEKSIQRIGAIKSKKVDFRLIAATNGNLAEMVHNGTFREDLYYRIHVIPLTIPPVRNRKEDIVPLCLHFLHYFCQKYNLQKSFSDEVLEEVCQYQWPGNVREIRNFVERMVVMTPCATREISSIPHGILRAEPTTPTMIQSEKKIKPKKKMGGPSKEKVLEALAACQNRREKAAEYLGISRRYLQYKIREYEIPSRNNHKEK; encoded by the coding sequence TTGCAGGAATCTTTTTCTTTTGGAAGCCTTTTTGAGCAACTGTCGTTGACAGAAGTATTGGATAATATTGATGCTGGAATTGCAATTTATGATTCTGTAGGCAATTTTATTTTTATGAATACCATGATGGTAAACTGGAGAAATATTCCAAGACGAGAATATCTGAAAATGAATGTTCATGACTTTACAAAAGTGATCGATGTTTGCGTTTTTGACCTCGTCTGCCGGTATAAGAGAAGAGTCAGCCGTCTTCAGTATTATCAGGACTTTCAAAAAGTAGACGGAGCTACTCGAGTGCGAATTGTAACGGGAACCCCGATCTTTGATGGACATGGAAATATCGAATATGTGGTTATGCTGATGCAGGATGTGCAGGACTTTGAGGATTTGCATCATACCCTTTGGGAACAAAATAAAATTTTGAATGATACGACCCTGAAACCGAAAACAACCGAAAAGACTTGTATTGTGGCAAAAAGTCCAGAGTTTCAGCAGCTGCTTTCCGTTGCAGACAGTGTAGCACCGCTGGATTCTACGGTACTGCTCTATGGAGAGTCAGGCAGTGGCAAAGAAGTGATTGCACATTATATTCATGAACACAGTAAACGCAAAGATAAACCGTTGATTGCGGTAAACTGTGCGGCTTTCCCGGAAAATTTGATTGAAGCTGAGTTGTTTGGCTATGAAAAGGGCAGCTTTACGGGAGCAAATCGAGAAGGAAAAACCGGATTGGTAGAAGCGGCCGACGGCGGTACCCTTTTTCTAGATGAAATTAATTCTTTGCCGATGAGTATTCAGGGAAAAGTTCTTCGTATGATCGAAGAAAAGAGTATTCAAAGAATTGGTGCAATTAAGTCCAAAAAAGTTGATTTTCGATTGATTGCTGCAACAAATGGAAACCTTGCAGAAATGGTGCATAACGGTACTTTTCGAGAGGATCTTTATTATCGAATTCATGTGATTCCGTTGACCATTCCACCTGTTCGCAACAGAAAAGAAGATATCGTACCGCTTTGTCTTCATTTCCTTCATTATTTTTGTCAGAAATATAATTTACAGAAGAGTTTTTCTGACGAAGTGCTGGAGGAAGTTTGCCAGTATCAATGGCCGGGGAATGTTCGTGAAATTCGTAACTTTGTGGAGCGGATGGTCGTAATGACTCCCTGTGCTACAAGGGAAATTAGCAGTATTCCACATGGAATTTTAAGAGCAGAGCCTACTACTCCGACCATGATACAATCGGAAAAAAAGATAAAACCTAAAAAGAAGATGGGCGGTCCAAGCAAAGAAAAGGTATTGGAAGCACTTGCGGCATGCCAAAACCGTCGCGAAAAAGCAGCCGAGTATCTGGGAATTTCACGCAGATATTTGCAATATAAGATTCGCGAATATGAGATTCCATCTCGCAATAATCACAAAGAAAAATAA
- a CDS encoding Putative acyl-CoA transferase (fragment) (Evidence 3 : Putative function from multiple computational evidences; Product type e : enzyme) has product MRPLEGVKVIELSTMLAGPMTSRILAEWGADVIKVESPNGDTWRKQAGTSLSPCTEVANPHFDEQNLNKRFVCLNMRTKEGMKAFHKLLSTADVFLTNYRVQALKAMGLTYEQLKDQYPGLIHASVLGYGSEGPEKDRPGYDYTAFCSRSGFLGDLAPAGGPPLMTVAGVGDHSVAVALAAGISAALYKKSKTGTGEKVDVSLLQAGIFMLTTGLLNAFNGRVFPRDHYDCSHATSNAYKCADGEWIYLAVIDYRRFPELCEVIERPELAKDPRFSTIAEFYTKESRKDLTTIFDETFKKHPVEYWHKLLDEHDLPHEPVRHMKDVPYDPQVVANHYTYFHEYSDGVKTVFTNGPVHFSSIDPAHIPCKTSGKIGCNTDEVLKENGYTEEEVKKMQEAGEVI; this is encoded by the coding sequence ATGAGACCATTGGAAGGTGTAAAAGTGATAGAACTTTCCACAATGCTCGCAGGCCCGATGACAAGTCGAATTTTGGCCGAATGGGGTGCAGATGTTATTAAAGTGGAATCTCCGAATGGTGATACATGGAGAAAACAGGCTGGCACTTCCCTTTCTCCCTGCACAGAAGTCGCAAATCCCCATTTTGATGAGCAGAATTTAAATAAACGTTTTGTATGCCTCAATATGCGTACAAAAGAAGGGATGAAGGCTTTTCATAAGCTTTTATCAACAGCGGATGTATTTTTGACAAATTATCGTGTGCAGGCATTAAAGGCAATGGGGCTGACCTATGAGCAGCTAAAAGATCAGTATCCGGGGTTGATTCATGCTTCGGTTCTTGGATATGGTTCAGAAGGCCCGGAAAAAGACCGCCCCGGTTATGACTATACGGCATTTTGTTCCCGCAGCGGATTTTTAGGCGATTTAGCACCTGCCGGAGGTCCTCCTTTGATGACGGTTGCTGGAGTTGGTGACCATAGTGTGGCGGTAGCACTTGCTGCTGGAATTTCTGCGGCCCTTTACAAAAAATCAAAGACCGGAACGGGTGAAAAAGTGGATGTCTCTTTGCTGCAAGCCGGTATTTTTATGTTGACTACAGGATTGCTGAATGCGTTTAACGGCAGGGTATTCCCACGAGATCATTATGACTGCAGTCATGCGACCAGCAATGCCTATAAGTGTGCAGACGGCGAGTGGATTTATCTTGCAGTCATAGATTATCGTCGTTTTCCGGAACTTTGTGAAGTGATTGAAAGACCGGAACTTGCAAAGGATCCGCGCTTCTCTACTATTGCCGAATTTTACACAAAAGAGAGCCGAAAAGATCTTACTACGATTTTTGATGAGACGTTTAAAAAACATCCGGTAGAATATTGGCATAAGCTTTTAGACGAACACGATTTGCCCCATGAGCCTGTCCGTCATATGAAAGATGTGCCTTATGATCCACAAGTGGTTGCAAATCATTATACTTATTTTCATGAGTATTCGGACGGTGTAAAGACTGTATTTACAAATGGTCCAGTACATTTTAGTTCTATCGATCCGGCTCATATTCCTTGCAAAACTTCTGGAAAGATCGGCTGTAATACGGACGAAGTCTTAAAAGAAAACGGGTACACAGAAGAAGAAGTTAAAAAAATGCAGGAAGCTGGAGAAGTAATTTAA
- the bioD gene encoding ATP-dependent dethiobiotin synthetase BioD: MSKNLFITGTDTDVGKTYVTGLIVKKMISSGFDTTYFKAAASGNDRDQNGALIPGDAALVQKLSGIKDDLSELIPYVYEVALSPHLASQIEGNPVDLKVVKEYYNKLARKHHYITMEGSGGILCPINMNNQELWQEDIIKAFDMACVIVANAGLGTINHTVLTIEYMRQKNMTVKGIILNHFHPGDRMEEDNADMIEHRAGLPILCRVQDGDTELKMDGELLASFYRQKVR; the protein is encoded by the coding sequence ATGAGTAAAAATCTTTTTATTACCGGTACGGATACGGATGTAGGGAAGACGTATGTTACCGGATTGATTGTGAAAAAAATGATTTCTTCGGGCTTTGATACGACTTATTTTAAGGCTGCCGCGTCCGGAAATGACCGGGATCAAAATGGAGCTTTAATCCCAGGAGATGCTGCTCTTGTGCAAAAACTTTCAGGAATTAAAGATGATCTTTCAGAATTGATTCCATATGTTTATGAAGTGGCATTATCTCCTCATTTAGCTTCTCAAATAGAGGGTAACCCGGTCGATCTAAAGGTTGTAAAAGAATATTATAATAAACTTGCTAGAAAACATCACTATATCACAATGGAAGGCAGTGGTGGGATTCTTTGTCCGATTAATATGAACAATCAAGAACTCTGGCAGGAGGATATTATCAAAGCATTTGATATGGCCTGCGTTATTGTTGCTAATGCAGGCCTTGGGACAATTAATCATACCGTGCTTACAATTGAATATATGAGGCAAAAAAATATGACAGTCAAAGGAATTATTCTAAATCATTTTCATCCCGGGGACAGAATGGAAGAAGATAACGCCGATATGATTGAACATCGTGCCGGGCTTCCAATTCTTTGCCGCGTACAGGACGGAGATACAGAATTAAAAATGGACGGAGAGCTGCTTGCTTCTTTTTATCGCCAAAAGGTACGGTAA
- the crt gene encoding Short-chain-enoyl-CoA hydratase (Evidence 2a : Function from experimental evidences in other organisms; PubMedId : 8655474, 11466286, 5057466; Product type e : enzyme): MECRKSRRNEESGDYLMKFENILYENCEGILYLTLNRPEMRNALTPAMWNDIRTAVQCAREDDEVKVVIVSGAGDKALASGADIKEIHDRAYLKMLQGTSSIALKDLEDLYKPVICAVNGYALGGGCELAMACDLRIATKRSKFGQPEVNLSIIPGAGGTQRLTRLVGIGRAKELIFTGRIIGAEEAHLIGLVNEVTEDDRESLMAAAEKMAKKIMAKGPVAITMGKIAINMGSETDINTGLMIERLAQTVAFSTEDRKEGTAAFLEKRSPNFKGC, from the coding sequence TTGGAATGCCGCAAAAGTAGACGAAATGAAGAAAGCGGGGATTATCTGATGAAGTTCGAAAACATTCTTTATGAAAATTGTGAGGGAATTCTGTATCTTACTTTGAATCGTCCAGAGATGCGAAATGCACTGACACCGGCTATGTGGAATGATATCCGCACAGCAGTGCAGTGTGCGCGGGAAGATGATGAGGTAAAGGTTGTTATTGTCAGCGGTGCCGGAGACAAAGCACTTGCAAGCGGCGCAGATATTAAAGAAATCCATGACCGCGCTTATTTGAAAATGCTGCAGGGAACTTCTTCTATCGCATTAAAGGATTTGGAAGATCTTTATAAACCTGTCATTTGCGCAGTAAACGGTTATGCTTTGGGCGGCGGCTGTGAGCTTGCAATGGCGTGTGATTTGAGAATTGCAACAAAACGTTCTAAATTTGGTCAGCCGGAAGTGAATCTGAGTATTATCCCGGGAGCGGGCGGTACACAGCGTTTAACGCGTCTTGTCGGGATCGGAAGAGCAAAGGAATTGATCTTTACCGGACGAATTATCGGCGCAGAGGAAGCACATTTGATTGGACTCGTCAATGAAGTAACGGAAGATGATCGCGAGTCTTTGATGGCGGCGGCCGAGAAAATGGCTAAAAAAATCATGGCGAAAGGTCCTGTTGCGATTACAATGGGAAAAATTGCAATCAATATGGGAAGCGAAACCGATATCAATACCGGACTGATGATTGAACGTCTGGCGCAAACGGTAGCATTTAGTACCGAAGACCGCAAAGAAGGAACAGCAGCATTCCTTGAAAAACGTTCCCCGAATTTTAAAGGCTGCTGA
- the hadI gene encoding 2-hydroxyisocaproyl-CoA dehydratase activator (Evidence 2a : Function from experimental evidences in other organisms; PubMedId : 15654892, 22827463; Product type e : enzyme), with translation MYTFGIDIGSTSSKAVILKDGKEIIAHQVISLGTGTIGPKEAKEQVFGEASISPEEISYTIVTGYGRMKCDYADEQISELSCHAKGIHYLLPTVRTVIDIGGQDAKALRIDDKGRLIQFQMNDKCAAGTGRFLDVMAKILNVDINDLGPLSEKSNQPASISNTCTVFAESEVISKLSSDIPLEDIAAGIHESVAKRVAGMALRIGKTPDVAMSGGVALNIGVVHAMEREMECPVLVHPLCQSAGAIGAAILAWEKFTKEKVR, from the coding sequence ATGTATACTTTTGGAATCGATATCGGCTCTACTTCCAGTAAAGCGGTTATTTTAAAAGATGGAAAAGAAATCATTGCACATCAGGTGATTTCACTGGGGACCGGAACAATTGGGCCAAAGGAAGCAAAAGAACAAGTTTTTGGGGAAGCTTCTATCTCTCCGGAAGAGATCAGTTATACAATCGTCACCGGTTATGGCCGCATGAAATGTGATTATGCAGATGAACAAATCAGTGAATTGAGCTGTCATGCGAAGGGAATTCATTATCTTTTGCCGACTGTCCGTACGGTGATTGATATCGGCGGACAGGATGCAAAAGCACTGCGGATTGATGATAAGGGACGCCTCATACAGTTTCAGATGAATGATAAATGTGCCGCTGGAACCGGTAGATTTTTGGATGTGATGGCGAAGATTTTAAATGTCGATATCAATGATCTTGGGCCTCTGTCTGAAAAATCTAATCAACCAGCCAGCATCAGTAATACTTGTACTGTTTTTGCTGAATCAGAAGTGATCTCGAAACTCTCTTCGGATATTCCGTTGGAAGATATTGCCGCGGGAATTCATGAATCGGTTGCAAAGCGCGTTGCTGGAATGGCTCTGCGCATTGGAAAAACACCAGATGTTGCCATGAGCGGCGGTGTTGCGTTAAACATCGGGGTTGTCCACGCAATGGAGCGTGAAATGGAATGCCCTGTTTTAGTACATCCCCTGTGTCAGTCTGCCGGAGCCATCGGCGCCGCAATTTTGGCATGGGAAAAATTTACGAAGGAGAAGGTCAGGTAA
- a CDS encoding Biotin transporter — protein MTNKMTVHDMAMCGVFTAFITVGAYIHIPLPFGDYYTLQLLFVLLSGLLLGAKRGTIAAALYVGLGLVGLPVFAGGGGPEYVLNPSFGYLIGFIAGAWVAGIMIKHLQPVNLQHLLIACYAAMVIVYVVGLPYKYFILNFYMHTPITWALIFASCFPIDIPCDAVLCFCCACLVQKMYPAVSRLFKTVTVK, from the coding sequence TTGACAAATAAAATGACTGTTCATGACATGGCCATGTGTGGAGTGTTTACTGCATTTATAACCGTTGGTGCTTATATTCACATTCCATTGCCTTTTGGAGACTACTACACATTGCAGCTTCTGTTTGTGCTGCTGTCAGGATTGCTGCTTGGAGCAAAGCGAGGAACAATTGCAGCCGCACTGTATGTTGGCCTGGGATTGGTAGGATTGCCTGTTTTTGCAGGCGGAGGAGGTCCGGAATATGTACTTAATCCGAGCTTTGGCTATTTAATTGGGTTTATAGCTGGTGCATGGGTTGCAGGAATAATGATCAAACATTTACAGCCTGTCAATTTGCAGCATTTACTGATTGCTTGCTATGCGGCGATGGTAATTGTTTATGTAGTTGGATTGCCATATAAATATTTCATTTTAAATTTTTATATGCATACGCCGATTACATGGGCACTTATTTTTGCTTCATGTTTTCCGATCGATATCCCGTGTGATGCTGTACTTTGTTTCTGCTGTGCTTGCCTGGTACAGAAAATGTATCCGGCGGTCAGTAGATTGTTTAAAACGGTAACTGTCAAATAG
- a CDS encoding RNA polymerase sigma-54 factor, with product MDLSIEIKQKQTLTPQMIETMKILQMNVQDLSEYLEKAALENPVFDMESSENTSPDSQEQEIQKKIEWLDRTSPIKNSYKEKSCWEPSNPFAEERKFQNNENDFRRDLFFQLRLSDFSKPVAHGIKEIILNLAPNGYLDEPIEQIAKRIGISKAEIDQALKVVQSLEPAGIGARSLSECLCLQLKRQKKSGLPLLIAEHYLKEVGEGHYRRIMKETHTSPIEIQEACSIIRSLNPKPCSNYGQEEETQYITPDFFVFCQDDKLKVSLNNNCLPSLHISGYYRKLLQKTDDSQVKSYLSGKFKQAQWLVQSISQRRETLFSCTSCLVQKQQDFFLKGSYLKPLSLQDISQELGIHESTVSRAIKEKYLQCDRGTYPLSYFFSHRLKGTEQEQDTSAAQAKALLKKLIQEEDKKNPLSDQKLSQLLQAQKIILSRRTVAKYREELEILPASGRRKY from the coding sequence ATGGATCTTTCCATAGAGATTAAACAAAAACAAACACTTACCCCGCAGATGATTGAAACCATGAAAATTCTGCAGATGAATGTGCAAGATCTTTCCGAATATCTGGAAAAAGCTGCACTTGAAAACCCAGTTTTTGATATGGAATCTTCTGAAAACACATCGCCGGATTCTCAGGAACAAGAAATTCAAAAAAAAATAGAATGGTTGGATCGCACCTCCCCAATTAAAAATTCATACAAAGAGAAAAGCTGTTGGGAACCATCTAATCCATTCGCAGAAGAGCGAAAATTTCAAAATAATGAAAATGATTTTAGGCGCGATCTTTTTTTTCAGCTGCGTCTTTCCGATTTTTCAAAGCCGGTAGCTCACGGAATTAAAGAAATTATATTGAATCTGGCTCCTAATGGATATCTGGATGAACCAATCGAACAAATTGCCAAACGAATCGGAATCTCAAAAGCAGAAATCGATCAGGCCTTAAAAGTAGTCCAATCTTTGGAGCCTGCTGGAATTGGTGCACGATCTCTATCGGAATGTTTGTGTCTGCAATTAAAGCGCCAAAAAAAGAGTGGACTGCCATTGCTGATTGCTGAGCATTATCTGAAGGAAGTTGGCGAGGGACATTATCGCCGCATTATGAAAGAAACACACACTTCTCCCATTGAAATTCAGGAAGCCTGTTCTATTATTCGTTCCCTAAATCCAAAGCCCTGTTCCAATTATGGGCAAGAAGAAGAAACGCAGTATATTACTCCCGATTTTTTTGTGTTTTGCCAAGATGATAAATTAAAAGTATCTCTCAACAACAACTGCCTACCTTCTCTGCACATCAGCGGTTACTATCGAAAGCTTTTACAAAAGACAGATGATTCACAGGTGAAATCCTATCTTTCCGGAAAATTCAAGCAGGCACAGTGGCTGGTCCAAAGTATTTCTCAACGTCGGGAAACTCTGTTTTCCTGTACCTCTTGTCTTGTGCAGAAACAGCAGGACTTTTTTCTCAAAGGCAGCTATCTTAAGCCTTTGTCTCTGCAGGATATTTCTCAGGAACTTGGGATTCATGAATCAACTGTAAGTCGTGCAATCAAAGAAAAATATCTTCAATGTGATCGTGGAACATATCCCTTGTCTTACTTTTTTTCCCATCGATTAAAAGGAACTGAACAGGAACAAGATACCTCTGCAGCACAAGCAAAAGCGCTCTTAAAAAAGCTGATTCAAGAGGAAGATAAGAAAAATCCACTCTCCGACCAAAAACTATCCCAACTCCTTCAGGCACAAAAAATCATATTATCCAGAAGAACAGTCGCGAAATATCGAGAGGAATTAGAGATTCTTCCCGCTTCCGGCCGCCGAAAATATTAA